One part of the Acidobacteriota bacterium genome encodes these proteins:
- a CDS encoding nucleotidyl transferase AbiEii/AbiGii toxin family protein: MIPTQNIVAWGNVAPWTEARQIEQDLIISRALVETFSDLMLRDALRFRGGTALNKLHFPAPLRYSEDIDLVRTSHGPIGAVLTQLRAVVEPWLGRARFEQSRVAPKLRFRVEAEDGGAPIRLKIEINTREVEAFDVPTALPLEVENPWFVGRAAISTFSREEMLATKLRALLQRDRGRDLYDLAHALEVFEGLDTDRVVEMFGRYLALSGRAISRAQAQQRMFAKLANPHFMFDVRPLLPAARAETLTEESTAEAFRRVFMTLVDQLPGDPWMRTPTMKQRFGVPW; this comes from the coding sequence ATGATTCCCACGCAGAACATCGTGGCGTGGGGCAATGTCGCTCCCTGGACGGAGGCGCGACAGATCGAGCAGGATCTCATCATCAGCCGCGCCCTGGTTGAGACCTTCTCGGACCTAATGCTGCGCGACGCGCTGCGGTTTCGTGGCGGAACGGCGCTCAACAAGCTGCACTTCCCCGCGCCGCTGCGCTATTCGGAGGACATCGATCTTGTTCGTACTTCACATGGTCCGATCGGTGCAGTCCTCACTCAGTTGCGTGCCGTTGTGGAACCTTGGCTGGGGCGGGCGCGGTTCGAGCAGAGTCGCGTCGCGCCGAAACTGCGCTTCCGAGTCGAGGCCGAGGATGGCGGCGCCCCGATCCGGTTGAAGATCGAGATCAACACGCGCGAGGTCGAGGCCTTCGATGTGCCGACGGCGCTGCCGCTTGAGGTCGAGAATCCGTGGTTCGTCGGTAGGGCGGCTATCTCGACTTTTTCGCGGGAGGAAATGCTGGCGACCAAACTGCGGGCGCTGCTGCAGCGGGACAGGGGACGTGATCTCTACGACCTTGCACACGCGCTCGAAGTCTTCGAGGGGCTCGATACCGACCGTGTCGTCGAGATGTTCGGACGGTACCTCGCCCTCTCCGGCCGGGCCATCTCGCGGGCCCAGGCTCAGCAGCGCATGTTCGCCAAGTTGGCCAATCCGCACTTCATGTTCGACGTGCGCCCATTGCTGCCGGCTGCTCGGGCGGAAACTCTGACAGAGGAGTCGACAGCGGAAGCATTTCGCCGGGTGTTCATGACCCTCGTTGATCAGCTTCCCGGCGATCCGTGGATGAGGACGCCGACCATGAAACAGAGGTTCGGCGTTCCATGGTGA
- a CDS encoding aldo/keto reductase gives MQYDRLGRTGLRVSRICLGTMTFGSPAWRPWVLEEEESRPFIRRALEAGINFFDTADMYSRGVSEEIVGRAIREFAARDQVVIATKAFFPMGDGPNDGGLSRKHLFDAIDASLRRLGTDHVDLYQIHRFDPDTPVEETLEALNDIVRAGKARYIGASSMYAWQFARMLHVSERHGWARFVSMQNHYNLVYREEEREMLPLCREAGIGVIPWSPLARGFLAGNRTRSEAGKTPSAGETLRARTDRYAHGLYYADADFEVVERVRALAHQRGVTPAQIALAWILRQPGVTAPIIGATKLAHLDAAIAALEVTLDDAECRSLEEPYVPHPVLGHT, from the coding sequence ATGCAGTACGACAGACTCGGTCGCACCGGCCTGCGCGTCTCGCGCATCTGCCTGGGGACAATGACGTTCGGCTCGCCGGCCTGGCGGCCGTGGGTGCTGGAGGAAGAGGAGAGCCGGCCCTTCATCCGCCGTGCCTTGGAGGCCGGCATCAACTTCTTCGACACCGCCGACATGTACTCGCGCGGGGTGAGCGAAGAGATTGTCGGCCGCGCCATCCGTGAATTCGCCGCGCGCGACCAGGTCGTCATCGCCACCAAGGCGTTCTTCCCGATGGGCGACGGGCCGAACGACGGCGGGCTGTCCCGCAAGCACCTGTTCGACGCGATCGACGCGTCTCTCCGGCGCCTCGGCACGGACCACGTGGACCTCTATCAAATCCATCGCTTCGATCCCGATACACCGGTGGAGGAGACACTGGAGGCGCTCAATGACATCGTGCGCGCCGGGAAGGCGCGCTACATCGGCGCTTCAAGCATGTACGCCTGGCAGTTCGCCAGAATGCTGCATGTCTCTGAGCGCCACGGCTGGGCGCGGTTCGTCTCCATGCAGAACCACTACAACCTCGTCTACCGCGAGGAGGAGCGCGAGATGCTGCCGCTCTGCCGGGAGGCAGGGATCGGAGTCATCCCGTGGAGCCCGCTGGCGCGTGGGTTCCTGGCCGGCAACCGCACGCGCAGCGAGGCGGGCAAGACGCCGTCGGCGGGCGAGACGCTGCGGGCGCGGACGGATCGCTACGCCCACGGGCTGTACTACGCTGACGCGGACTTCGAGGTCGTCGAGCGCGTCCGCGCGTTGGCCCACCAGCGCGGCGTCACGCCGGCCCAGATTGCGCTGGCGTGGATCCTGCGCCAGCCGGGCGTGACCGCGCCGATCATCGGCGCGACGAAGCTGGCGCATCTCGACGCGGCCATCGCCGCGCTGGAGGTCACCCTCGACGACGCCGAGTGCCGGTCGCTGGAAGAGCCGTACGTGCCGCACCCGGTGCTGGGGCACACCTAA
- a CDS encoding PQQ-binding-like beta-propeller repeat protein: protein MTRLAPIVTLAMLAVAAPAPGQAPAVSPVTDAVLADPPPESWLNWRRTQDGWGYSPLDQITRDNVGDLRMVWSWAMEPGSQQTTPIVHEGVMYLASPGNIVHALDAATGDLLWEYRREFPTARGRGRPNRNIAIYEDKIILNTADANIVALHAQTGEVVWEADVADPSKGFFFSSGALVVQGVVISGMAGCLRFWEEGCFITGHDADTGRELWRTSTVARPGEPGGDTWGDLPMLFRGGGDAWIAGSYDPDLGLTYWGVAQAKPWAQVSRRTDADALYTSSTLALDPQTGEMRWYFQHLPGESHDMDETFERILVEVDGRPSVFTMGKLGILWQLDRETGQFVNATDLGYQNIVDIDQQTGRMSFRPGMMPVLDEELSFCPSHSGLKSWRAMAYSPETEAFYIPLTLNCQRTIYSEVEFREGGGGAGMVFRENFLHPDSDGNMGEFVAMHVSGEILWSHRKRSPYISAALTTAGGLTFVGTYDRRTFAYDVATGDQLWETRLPTAVQGFPITYSVDGRQYVAIGAGTGGGSWTTMPAELIPDVRRPNVGNGLFVFALP from the coding sequence ATGACTCGTCTCGCTCCGATTGTCACGCTCGCCATGCTCGCCGTGGCCGCTCCCGCGCCCGGCCAGGCGCCCGCGGTCAGCCCCGTCACTGACGCCGTGCTGGCGGATCCGCCGCCGGAAAGCTGGCTGAACTGGCGCCGCACGCAGGATGGATGGGGGTACAGCCCGCTGGATCAGATCACCCGTGACAACGTGGGCGATCTCCGCATGGTCTGGTCGTGGGCGATGGAGCCCGGCTCGCAGCAGACCACGCCGATCGTGCACGAGGGGGTGATGTATCTCGCGAGCCCCGGCAACATCGTGCACGCGCTCGACGCCGCGACCGGCGACCTGCTCTGGGAGTACCGCCGCGAGTTCCCGACCGCGCGCGGCCGCGGCCGGCCGAACCGCAACATCGCGATCTACGAGGACAAGATCATCCTGAACACCGCGGACGCGAACATTGTCGCTCTCCATGCGCAGACCGGCGAGGTTGTCTGGGAGGCGGACGTTGCCGACCCGTCCAAGGGCTTCTTCTTCAGCAGCGGCGCGCTCGTGGTGCAGGGTGTGGTGATCTCCGGCATGGCCGGCTGCCTGCGGTTCTGGGAAGAGGGCTGCTTCATTACCGGCCATGACGCCGACACCGGGCGCGAGCTGTGGCGAACCTCGACGGTGGCGCGGCCGGGCGAGCCGGGGGGCGATACCTGGGGCGACCTGCCGATGTTGTTCCGTGGCGGCGGCGACGCCTGGATCGCCGGTAGCTACGACCCGGACCTGGGGCTTACCTACTGGGGCGTGGCGCAGGCCAAGCCGTGGGCCCAGGTCAGCCGCCGCACCGACGCGGACGCGCTCTACACCAGCTCGACGCTGGCTCTCGATCCCCAGACCGGCGAGATGCGCTGGTACTTCCAGCATCTGCCGGGCGAATCCCACGACATGGACGAGACGTTCGAGCGGATCCTCGTGGAGGTCGATGGGCGGCCGTCCGTCTTCACCATGGGCAAGCTTGGCATCCTGTGGCAGCTCGACCGCGAGACCGGACAGTTCGTCAACGCCACCGACCTCGGCTATCAGAACATCGTCGACATCGATCAGCAGACTGGGCGCATGTCGTTTCGCCCCGGCATGATGCCCGTGCTCGACGAGGAGCTCTCGTTCTGTCCGAGCCATTCCGGTCTCAAGAGCTGGCGGGCGATGGCCTACAGTCCGGAGACCGAGGCGTTCTACATCCCCCTGACGCTGAACTGCCAGCGGACCATCTACAGCGAGGTCGAGTTCCGGGAAGGGGGCGGCGGCGCCGGGATGGTGTTCCGCGAGAACTTCCTGCACCCGGACAGCGACGGCAACATGGGCGAGTTCGTCGCAATGCACGTGAGCGGCGAGATCCTCTGGTCGCACCGGAAGCGGTCGCCGTACATTTCGGCGGCGCTGACCACCGCCGGCGGCCTGACGTTCGTCGGCACGTACGACCGGCGCACGTTTGCCTACGACGTGGCGACCGGCGATCAGCTTTGGGAAACGCGGCTGCCGACCGCGGTGCAGGGCTTCCCGATTACCTACAGCGTGGATGGCCGACAGTACGTTGCCATCGGGGCCGGAACCGGGGGCGGGAGTTGGACGACGATGCCGGCCGAGCTGATCCCCGACGTCCGGCGTCCGAACGTGGGTAACGGCCTGTTTGTGTTTGCGCTCCCTTGA
- a CDS encoding PIN domain-containing protein, with translation MNIFVDTSVWSLALRRDSPPDTPVVRRLREALDGDVVHATGLVLQELLQGFQGPRAHAKIVDRFAAIAMIAPTRNDHIEAAQLRNACRRRGVQVGTIDALLAQLCIAHDLVMLSSDRDFALLADSTALRLWRAP, from the coding sequence GTGAACATCTTCGTCGACACGAGCGTCTGGTCGCTGGCGCTCAGACGGGACTCGCCGCCGGACACACCCGTGGTCCGACGCCTGCGAGAAGCGCTCGACGGCGACGTGGTCCACGCGACCGGCCTCGTGCTCCAGGAACTGCTTCAGGGCTTTCAAGGCCCGCGAGCTCACGCGAAGATCGTTGATCGTTTCGCGGCCATCGCGATGATTGCCCCGACCCGCAACGACCACATCGAAGCCGCCCAACTCCGCAACGCCTGCCGCCGCCGCGGCGTTCAGGTCGGCACCATCGATGCGCTGCTCGCACAGCTATGCATCGCCCACGATCTCGTCATGTTGTCGAGCGACCGGGACTTCGCCCTGCTCGCGGACTCGACGGCCCTTCGGCTCTGGCGCGCCCCCTAG
- a CDS encoding type II toxin-antitoxin system VapB family antitoxin, whose protein sequence is MATNLAIDQNLLDRALAVGGKRTKKATVNLALREFVARREQKRLLDLFGKIEWDDSYDYKRERTRS, encoded by the coding sequence ATGGCAACGAATCTCGCAATAGACCAGAACCTCCTCGACAGAGCGCTGGCCGTTGGCGGCAAGAGGACCAAGAAGGCCACCGTCAATCTGGCTCTGCGTGAATTCGTCGCTCGCCGGGAGCAGAAACGGCTGCTCGATCTGTTCGGCAAGATCGAGTGGGACGATTCCTACGACTACAAGCGTGAGCGGACGCGTTCGTGA
- a CDS encoding DEAD/DEAH box helicase, whose protein sequence is MHFADLGLHPELLRAVDRAGYKTSTPIQARAIPAVLQGHDLIACAQTGTGKTAAFLLPILQRLADRSPGSSPRALVITPTRELAAQIAEAARQYGRDLRLRSTVIFGGVGMEPQTRRLRAGLDLLVATPGRLLDHLGRGHARLDRVETLVLDEADRMLDMGFLPDIRRILKVLPKTRQNLFFSATMPDEIEALIRRTATNPTVIEVTRRATPVSAIKQVVHPVVMTSKKDLLTTLLQRADMGPTLVFTRTKARANQLVRRLEKSRRQVAAIHGNKSQSARTRALAGFRAGRIDTLIATDIAARGIDVEGISHVINFDLPHVPEDYVHRIGRTARAGSSGHAVSLAAPEERLQLAAIERLVGNSIPREKVAGFDATLDAAPPEGRRQPRRRKTGSRQRGSNGHTRAAAPSRPRTPVRASRRPAR, encoded by the coding sequence ATGCATTTCGCCGACCTGGGCCTGCACCCAGAACTCCTTCGCGCGGTCGACCGCGCGGGTTACAAAACCTCTACTCCGATCCAGGCGCGCGCCATTCCGGCCGTGCTCCAGGGCCACGACCTGATAGCGTGCGCACAGACCGGTACGGGCAAGACGGCCGCCTTCCTGCTGCCGATCCTGCAGCGCCTGGCCGACCGATCGCCGGGCTCTTCGCCGCGCGCGCTCGTGATCACGCCGACGCGCGAGCTGGCTGCCCAGATTGCCGAGGCGGCCCGGCAGTATGGACGCGACCTGCGACTACGCAGCACCGTCATCTTTGGCGGGGTCGGGATGGAGCCGCAGACGCGCCGGCTGCGCGCCGGTTTGGATCTGCTCGTCGCCACGCCGGGACGACTGCTCGATCACCTCGGGAGGGGGCATGCACGGCTCGACCGCGTCGAGACCCTGGTCCTCGACGAGGCGGATCGCATGCTCGACATGGGATTCCTGCCCGACATCCGGCGCATCCTCAAGGTCCTGCCGAAGACGCGCCAGAACCTCTTCTTCTCGGCGACCATGCCGGACGAGATCGAAGCGCTCATTCGCCGGACGGCCACGAATCCCACCGTGATCGAAGTTACCCGCCGAGCGACGCCGGTCAGCGCTATCAAACAGGTCGTCCATCCGGTGGTGATGACCAGCAAGAAGGACCTCCTCACGACGCTCCTCCAACGTGCGGACATGGGACCGACGCTGGTCTTCACCCGCACGAAGGCCCGCGCCAATCAATTGGTGCGGCGTCTGGAGAAGTCACGGCGCCAGGTTGCCGCGATCCACGGGAACAAGAGCCAGAGCGCACGGACCCGGGCCCTCGCCGGCTTTCGTGCCGGCAGGATCGACACGCTGATCGCCACCGACATCGCCGCGCGCGGCATCGACGTCGAAGGGATCAGCCACGTGATCAACTTCGACCTTCCGCACGTTCCCGAAGACTACGTGCACCGCATCGGCCGCACTGCTCGGGCCGGGTCGAGCGGACACGCGGTTTCGCTGGCCGCACCGGAAGAGCGGCTGCAATTGGCCGCTATCGAGCGGCTGGTCGGAAACTCGATCCCGCGCGAGAAGGTAGCGGGGTTCGACGCAACGCTGGACGCGGCGCCACCCGAAGGCCGCCGGCAGCCGCGTCGCCGGAAGACCGGTAGTCGACAACGCGGAAGCAACGGGCACACCCGCGCCGCAGCGCCCAGCAGACCGAGGACTCCAGTCCGAGCGAGCCGGCGCCCCGCTCGTTGA
- a CDS encoding nucleoside deaminase, which translates to MNKAHMERAVALSRQGMELGHGGPFGAVIVRGDAIVGEGWNEVLSSNDPTAHAEVVAIRKACHKLGTYDLSGCEIYTSCEPCPMCLGAIYWSRISKVYFSIGRHDAAGIEFRDEFIYEEVAKPFAERALPMEYVPCDGAMDVFAAWMHPARRTTY; encoded by the coding sequence ATGAACAAAGCGCACATGGAGCGGGCCGTGGCCCTCTCCAGGCAGGGCATGGAGCTAGGGCACGGCGGGCCGTTCGGCGCCGTTATCGTCCGGGGCGACGCGATCGTCGGCGAAGGCTGGAACGAGGTTCTCAGCTCGAACGACCCCACCGCCCATGCCGAAGTCGTGGCCATCCGAAAGGCGTGCCACAAGCTCGGGACGTACGACCTGTCGGGCTGCGAGATCTACACCAGTTGCGAGCCGTGCCCGATGTGCCTCGGCGCCATCTACTGGTCGCGCATCAGCAAGGTGTACTTCTCAATAGGCCGGCACGATGCCGCCGGCATCGAGTTCCGCGACGAGTTCATCTACGAGGAAGTGGCGAAGCCGTTCGCCGAGCGGGCGTTGCCGATGGAGTACGTCCCGTGCGACGGTGCAATGGACGTGTTCGCGGCCTGGATGCACCCGGCGCGCCGCACCACCTACTGA